In Chaetodon trifascialis isolate fChaTrf1 chromosome 4, fChaTrf1.hap1, whole genome shotgun sequence, one DNA window encodes the following:
- the clcc1 gene encoding chloride channel CLIC-like protein 1 isoform X1 — MLLIVMVWCLSLAATAQHAEDDWIDPYDMLNYDASTKTMRKPAEPVEYHNVPTKRRGYIRDSSQPEQTPCDRQVVDLQKQIEEQKKRIVLLSQQPTCNPVFKRFLSRLLKEIQRVGLYGDSTDILYDAKVKLSRQAITEIQTLLDGEDSWRTGALDNAISQILVDLRPHNYEAWKWRFEDTFGVELETVLKMGLCVLVMVAIICTQLWSTVSWFMQFSRLFAVCFFVSIIWNWFYLYKIAFAEHQNNMAKLYGADEKCSGMKRIDWSDSLREWFRSTWTLQDDPCKKYYEVVLVNPILLVPPTKAISVTITTFITEPLKHFGQGISEFLRALLKDLPITLQIPVLITIVLAIVVFMYGGVQAAFQYGVTAPFRRPRGDPAPPRLDPPQRHIQEIEDRDHLAGGDAPQQAPRYRANDGRLHRNQVRQRQARRPREEQVKVETLHTAESLYSEDETDAQLREAEQNHSPASDSENQQEAQEEPRGASVNSVATDTTQSESKPAESDSSQSDGKALKEKENLPKDELSKDRGESKSQPAERWPSQTDLKRGTGTNGMTNIKVQHKLDQQASAEDQTSSATLTQDETARIPVQESSPVLVE, encoded by the exons ATGCTCCTCATCGTCATGGTGTGGTGCCTGTCACTGGCTGCCACTGCCCAGCATGCAGAGGACGACTGGATTGACCCTTACGATATGCTCAACTACGATGCGAGCACGAAAACAATGAGGAAGCCCGCGGAG CCAGTGGAATACCACAATGTGCCAACCAAAAGAAGAGGGTACATCCGGGACTCCAGCCAACCCGAGCAGACTCCGTGTGACAGACAAGTGGTGGATCTCCAGAAACAG AttgaagaacaaaagaagagaatCGTGCTCCTCTCACAGCAGCCGACATGTAATCCAGTGTTCAAGCGTTTCCTCAGCAGACTGCTGAAGGAAATACAAAGAGTTGGTTTG TACGGTGACTCCACGGACATCCTGTATGATGCCAAAGTCAAGCTGTCCAGACAGGCCATCACAGAAATTCAGACACTTCTGGATGGTGAAGACAGCTGGAGAACGGGGGCTCTGGACAATGCCATCAGTCAGATACTGGTGGATCTCAGACCACATAACTATGAGGCCTGGAAGTGGCGTTTTGAAGACACCTTTGGCGTGGAGCTTGAGACAGTATTAAAA ATGGGCCTGTGTGTTCTGGTTATGGTGGCCATCATATGCACTCAGCTGTGGTCGACAGTGTCCTGGTTCATGCAGTTCAGTCGATTGTTTGCTGTGTGCTTCTTCGTCAGTATTATCTGGAACTGGTTCTATCTGTACAAG ATTGCCTTTGCTGAGCACCAAAACAACATGGCGAAGTTGTACGGTGCTGATGAAAAATGCAGTGGAATGAAGAGAATTGACTGGAGTGATAGCCTCAGAG AGTGGTTCAGGAGCACCTGGACTCTTCAAGATGATCCTTGTAAGAAATACTATGAAGTCGTCTTAGTCAACCCCATTCTGCTGGTACCTCCTACCAAG GCCATCTCGGTTACCATCACGACCTTCATCACAGAGCCTCTGAAGCACTTCGGTCAGGGGATCAGTGAGTTTCTTCGAGCCCTCCTCAAAGATCTACCAATTACCCTTCAGATCCCAGTTCTCATCACTATCGTGCTCGCCATTGTG GTATTCATGTATGGAGGTGTGCAGGCAGCCTTCCAGTATGGCGTCACTGCACCTTTCCGCCGTCCTCGAGGGGATCCTGCTCCTCCACGGTTGGACCCACCGCAGCGTCACATCCAGGAGATCGAGGACCGTGACCACTTAGCAGGAGGGGATGCACCGCAGCAGGCCCCGAGGTACCGAGCCAACGATGGCAGGTTACACAGGAACCAGGTTCGTCAGAGGCAGGCCCGCAGACCCAGGGAAGAGCAAGTCAAGGTGGAGACGCTGCACACCGCTGAGTCCCTCTACAGTGAGGATGAGACAGACGCTCAGCTGCGTGAGGCAGAGCAGAATCACTCACCTGCGTCAGATTCAGAAAACCAGCAGGAGGCACAGGAAGAGCCACGAGGAGCGAGTGTGAACAGTGTTGCTACTGATACAACCCAGTCAGAAAGTAAACCTGCTGAGTCAGATTCGTCTCAATCAGACGGTAAAGctctgaaagagaaagaaaaccttcCTAAAGATGAACTCAGCAAAGACAGGGGTGAATCGAAATCTCAGCCAGCGGAAAGGTGGCCTTCACAAACAGACCTCAAG CGTGGTACGGGCACCAATGGGATGACGAATATTAAAGTGCAGCATAAACTG GACCAGCAAGCCTCAGCAGAAGACCAGACCTCCTCTGCCACACTGACACAAGATGAAACTGCCAGAATTCCTGTTCAGGAGTCATCTCCAGTGCTAGTGGAGTAG
- the plaat1 gene encoding phospholipase A and acyltransferase 1 gives MDKQQQNSTMASNDPDLPDPCADPQPGDLIEIFRPAYQHWALYLGDGYIINLTPVDESPAAAMSSVKSVFSRKAVVRMQLLKEVVGSDSYRVNNKYDHNHTPLPVCEIIQRAQVLIGQEVSYDLLGSNCEHFVTLLRYGEGVSEQATRAIGAISLVTAAASAFSVLGLINTRSRNRPF, from the exons ATggataaacaacaacaaaactctACT atggcCTCTAATGACCCTGACCTTCCTGACCCATGTGCTGACCCCCAGCCTGGTGACCTCATTGAGATCTTCAGACCGGCCTATCAGCACTGGGCTCTCTACCTGGGAGATGGTTACATCATCAACTTAACTCCTGTTG atGAGAGCCCGGCAGCCGCCATGTCCAGTGTGAAGTCCGTCTTCAGCCGGAAGGCCGTGGTGCGcatgcagctgctgaaggaggTGGTGGGAAGTGACTCGTACCGCGTCAACAACAAGTATGACCACAACCACACACCCCTACCCGTCTGTGAGATCATCCAGCGAGCGCAAGTCCTCATTGGCCAGGAGGTGTCCTACGACCTGCTGGGGAGCAACTGCGAGCACTTTGTGACCCTTCTGCGCTACGGGGAGGGGGTGTCCGAGCAG GCTACACGGGCCATTGGGGCCATCAGTTTGGTGACGGCAGCAGCCAGTGCCTTCTCTGTCCTGGGGCTGATCAACACGCGATCCAGAAACAGGCCCTTCTGA
- the ftsj3 gene encoding pre-rRNA 2'-O-ribose RNA methyltransferase FTSJ3: MGKKLKVGKTRKDKFYHLAKETGYRSRSSFKLIQLNRKFQFLQKARALIDLCAAPGGWLQVASKFMPVSSLIIGVDLVPIKPIPNVVALQEDITTEKCRQALRKELQTWKVDVVLNDGAPNVGANWQHDAFSQAHLTLMALKLACDFLTKGGTFVTKVFRSKDYQPLLWIFQQFFKKVQATKPQASRNESAEIFVICQGFVAPDKIDSKFFDPKYAFKEVEVQAKTVRELIPVKKPKAEGYTDGDLTLYHSFTVTTFLKADNPVDFLGKASEITIDDEELESHPATSAEIKECCRDIKVLGRKELRLLLSWRSKLRRYKAKKLRMEAKQLDQEINLSSDEEDGNSEEEEDKKKEGEDEEEDEDEEDEEAEMDKKLAELKAEEVAELKRKKRKLLKERRKQRERVELKMDLPGVSIADTSDTSMFSLSTIKKQKALADISKGDMQEAETLAEGEDDLHLSEDEDDEADKMSLASDLDDEDMEEVEQRQKELEKKAPKKVKFTVEEEEEDEGQESGLLVELEGKDEKKERETDLWFSKGIFSEIDLEGDAESELRQTEWLQNKQTEKGKKRKAEKEEEEEEEEEEEEEEKEKEKEMEMEMAAAPEEEEAGPSQEAADESDSDSDDSSDDEKEITRMKQAKGAGGMSGVADDDDFQVVPVESTSKKARILDAEGLALGCQIAMSKKRARDLVDSSFHRFASSDEPWEVPEWFLDDERKHRKKPVPVTKEMVEEYNQKWKEINARPIKRVAEAKARKKRRMLKKMEQAKKKAEAVVNTVDISEREKMAQLKSIYKKAGLGKEKREITYVVSKKGAGKKVRRPPGVKGAFKVVDSRMKKDMRGMQRKEQRTKGGKGKGGKSRAGKGGMKSAKGGKGR, from the exons ATGGGGAAGAAACTCAAAGTCGGAAAGACCAGAAAAGATAAATTCTACCACCTGGCCAAAGAAACAG GTTATCGATCTCGTTCCTCCTTCAAACTCATCCAGCTCAACCGTAAATTTCAGTTTCTACAGAAAGCCAGAGCGCTGATCGACCTGTGTGCTGCTCCTGGTGGATG GTTGCAGGTGGCGTCCAAGTTTATGCCCGTTTCGAGTCTCATCATTG GTGTCGACCTGGTGCCCATCAAGCCCATCCCCAACGTGGTGGCGCTGCAAGAAGACATCACCACAGAGAAATGCAGACAG GCTTTGCGAAAGGAGCTGCAGACTTGGAAGGTTGATGTTGTTCTAAATGATGGAGCCCCGAATGTGGGAGCCAATTGGCAACATGATGCCTTCTCACAAG CTCACTTGACCCTCATGGCCCTGAAGTTGGCCTGTGATTTTCTGACCAAAGGTGGCACCTTCGTCACCAAGGTCTTCCGCTCCAAAGACTACCAGCCACTGCTCTGGATCTTCCAGCAGTTCTTCAAGAAGGTGCAGGCCACCAAGCCGCAGGCATCAAGGAACGAGTCCGCCGAGATCTTTGTCATCTGCCAGG GTTTTGTTGCCCCAGATAAAATCGACAGTAAATTCTTTGATCCTAAGTATGCGTTCAAAGAGGTGGAGGTGCAGGCCAAGACTGTGAGGGAGCTGATTCCTGTGAAGAAACCAAAG GCGGAGGGATACACAGATGGTGATCTGACACTCTACCACAGCTTCACAGTGACAACCTTTCTGAAAGCTGACAATCCCGTAGACTTCCTGGGCAAAGCCAGTGAG ATCACCATCGACGACGAGGAGCTGGAATCTCACCCAGCCACCAGTGCTGAGATAAAGGAGTGCTGTCGCGACATCAAAGTCTTGGGCCGCAAGGAGCTCCG ACTGCTGCTTAGCTGGAGGTCCAAGCTGAGGAGATATAAAGCCAAAAAACTGAGGATGGAGGCCAAACAGCTCGACCAGGAGATCAA CTTAAGTTCTGATGAAGAAGACGGTaattcagaggaagaagaggacaagaagaaagagggggaggacgaagaggaggacgaggacgaggaggatgaggaggcggAAATGGACAAGAAGCTGGCAGAGCTGAAAGCCGAGGAGGTGGCAGAGCTCAAACG gaagaagaggaagctgctgaaggagcggaggaagcagagggagagggtggAGCTGAAGATGGACTTGCCTGGGGTCTCCATCGCAGATACCAGTGACACGTCCATGTTTTCCCTCAGcaccattaaaaaacaaaag GCACTGGCTGATATATCCAAGGGGGACATGCAGGAAGCAGAAACCCTGGCCGAAGGAGAGGACGACCTCCACCTCTCTGAGGACGAGGATGACGAGGCGGATAAAATGTCCCTGGCATCTGATTTAGATGACGAGGACATGGAAGaggtggagcagagacagaaagagctgGAGAAGAAAGCACCAAAGAA AGTAAAGTTCACtgtagaagaggaggaggaggatgaaggacagGAAAGTGGCTTGCTGGTGGAACTAGAGGGAAAAGATGAGAAGAAAGAACGAGAGACCGACCTGTGGTTCAGCAAG GGCATCTTCTCTGAGATTGACCTGGAGGGAGACGCAGAGAGCGAGCTCAGACAGACTGAGTGGCTtcagaacaaacaaactg agaaagggaaaaagaggaaggctgaaaaggaggaggaggaggaggaggaggaggaggaggaggaggaggagaaggagaaggagaaggagatggagatggagatggctGCTGcaccagaggaagaagaggcggGACCttcacaggaagctgcagatgaGAGTGACAGTGACTCAGATGACAGCAGCGATGATGAGAA GGAGATTACCAGGATGAAGCAGGCCAAGGGGGCTGGTGGGATGTCAGGAGTGGCTGATGACGATGACTTCCAGGTTGTTCCCGTAGAAAGCACCA GTAAGAAAGCCAGGATCCTAGATGCAGAAGGCCTCGCCCTCGGCTGTCAGATCGCTATGTCTAAGAAGAGAGCCAGGGACCTGGTGGACAGCTCCTttcatag GTTTGCTAGCTCCGACGAGCCATGGGAGGTACCGGAGTGGTTCCTGGATGATGAACGGAAACACCGCAAGAAGCCGGTGCCAGTGACCaaggagatggtggaggagtACAATCAAAAGTGGAAGGAGATCAATGCTCGACCCATCAAACGAGTTGCTGAGGCCAAGgccaggaagaagaggagg ATGCTGAAGAAGATGGAGCAGGCCAAGAAGAAAGCAGAGGCAGTTGTCAACACAGTGGACATCTCCGAGAGGGAGAAGATGGCTCAGCTGAAGAG TATCTACAAGAAAGCAGGCCTggggaaggagaagagagaaataaCATACGTTGTGAGCAAAAAGGGGGCTGGCAAGAAGGTGAGGCGGCCCCCTGGCGTCAAGGGAGCTTTCAAAGTGGTGGACAGTCGCATGAAGAAAGACATGCGGGGAATGCAGAGGAAAGAACAACGCACTAAAGGGGgcaaaggaaaaggaggaaagtcGAGGGCTGGTAAAGGAGGGATGAAGAGTGCTAAGGGGGGAAAAGGAAGATGA
- the clcc1 gene encoding chloride channel CLIC-like protein 1 isoform X2 — MLLIVMVWCLSLAATAQHAEDDWIDPYDMLNYDASTKTMRKPAEPVEYHNVPTKRRGYIRDSSQPEQTPCDRQVVDLQKQIEEQKKRIVLLSQQPTCNPVFKRFLSRLLKEIQRVGLYGDSTDILYDAKVKLSRQAITEIQTLLDGEDSWRTGALDNAISQILVDLRPHNYEAWKWRFEDTFGVELETVLKMGLCVLVMVAIICTQLWSTVSWFMQFSRLFAVCFFVSIIWNWFYLYKIAFAEHQNNMAKLYGADEKCSGMKRIDWSDSLREWFRSTWTLQDDPCKKYYEVVLVNPILLVPPTKAISVTITTFITEPLKHFGQGISEFLRALLKDLPITLQIPVLITIVLAIVVFMYGGVQAAFQYGVTAPFRRPRGDPAPPRLDPPQRHIQEIEDRDHLAGGDAPQQAPRYRANDGRLHRNQVRQRQARRPREEQVKVETLHTAESLYSEDETDAQLREAEQNHSPASDSENQQEAQEEPRGASVNSVATDTTQSESKPAESDSSQSDGKALKEKENLPKDELSKDRGESKSQPAERWPSQTDLKDQQASAEDQTSSATLTQDETARIPVQESSPVLVE; from the exons ATGCTCCTCATCGTCATGGTGTGGTGCCTGTCACTGGCTGCCACTGCCCAGCATGCAGAGGACGACTGGATTGACCCTTACGATATGCTCAACTACGATGCGAGCACGAAAACAATGAGGAAGCCCGCGGAG CCAGTGGAATACCACAATGTGCCAACCAAAAGAAGAGGGTACATCCGGGACTCCAGCCAACCCGAGCAGACTCCGTGTGACAGACAAGTGGTGGATCTCCAGAAACAG AttgaagaacaaaagaagagaatCGTGCTCCTCTCACAGCAGCCGACATGTAATCCAGTGTTCAAGCGTTTCCTCAGCAGACTGCTGAAGGAAATACAAAGAGTTGGTTTG TACGGTGACTCCACGGACATCCTGTATGATGCCAAAGTCAAGCTGTCCAGACAGGCCATCACAGAAATTCAGACACTTCTGGATGGTGAAGACAGCTGGAGAACGGGGGCTCTGGACAATGCCATCAGTCAGATACTGGTGGATCTCAGACCACATAACTATGAGGCCTGGAAGTGGCGTTTTGAAGACACCTTTGGCGTGGAGCTTGAGACAGTATTAAAA ATGGGCCTGTGTGTTCTGGTTATGGTGGCCATCATATGCACTCAGCTGTGGTCGACAGTGTCCTGGTTCATGCAGTTCAGTCGATTGTTTGCTGTGTGCTTCTTCGTCAGTATTATCTGGAACTGGTTCTATCTGTACAAG ATTGCCTTTGCTGAGCACCAAAACAACATGGCGAAGTTGTACGGTGCTGATGAAAAATGCAGTGGAATGAAGAGAATTGACTGGAGTGATAGCCTCAGAG AGTGGTTCAGGAGCACCTGGACTCTTCAAGATGATCCTTGTAAGAAATACTATGAAGTCGTCTTAGTCAACCCCATTCTGCTGGTACCTCCTACCAAG GCCATCTCGGTTACCATCACGACCTTCATCACAGAGCCTCTGAAGCACTTCGGTCAGGGGATCAGTGAGTTTCTTCGAGCCCTCCTCAAAGATCTACCAATTACCCTTCAGATCCCAGTTCTCATCACTATCGTGCTCGCCATTGTG GTATTCATGTATGGAGGTGTGCAGGCAGCCTTCCAGTATGGCGTCACTGCACCTTTCCGCCGTCCTCGAGGGGATCCTGCTCCTCCACGGTTGGACCCACCGCAGCGTCACATCCAGGAGATCGAGGACCGTGACCACTTAGCAGGAGGGGATGCACCGCAGCAGGCCCCGAGGTACCGAGCCAACGATGGCAGGTTACACAGGAACCAGGTTCGTCAGAGGCAGGCCCGCAGACCCAGGGAAGAGCAAGTCAAGGTGGAGACGCTGCACACCGCTGAGTCCCTCTACAGTGAGGATGAGACAGACGCTCAGCTGCGTGAGGCAGAGCAGAATCACTCACCTGCGTCAGATTCAGAAAACCAGCAGGAGGCACAGGAAGAGCCACGAGGAGCGAGTGTGAACAGTGTTGCTACTGATACAACCCAGTCAGAAAGTAAACCTGCTGAGTCAGATTCGTCTCAATCAGACGGTAAAGctctgaaagagaaagaaaaccttcCTAAAGATGAACTCAGCAAAGACAGGGGTGAATCGAAATCTCAGCCAGCGGAAAGGTGGCCTTCACAAACAGACCTCAAG GACCAGCAAGCCTCAGCAGAAGACCAGACCTCCTCTGCCACACTGACACAAGATGAAACTGCCAGAATTCCTGTTCAGGAGTCATCTCCAGTGCTAGTGGAGTAG